A stretch of Oryza brachyantha chromosome 4, ObraRS2, whole genome shotgun sequence DNA encodes these proteins:
- the LOC102702934 gene encoding acyl transferase 15-like, translating to MVRMAVTKSSPLLVGPAIEPDQRTTPPAAGVRTIDVSSFDKPLAFSPFTSFAIFTQAIREPAETIRKALSRALVHYPPIAGRAVVGAGDEIRIACTGEGVEFVAARASCALADVGLFDQPFAALLRELAVDYAAGHCREADPLLLMQVTVFSCGGFVVGTTWNHVVADGTGIAQFLQGVGDLARGLPRPSVPPVCCGDTPPLPELPPLVTALEKGVVSQEHKDFVYLDITVPSSCIDRIKAEYRAGNPDDEACTVFEAVTAVLWQCRTRAVMSDDSGAADTPAPLIFAANVRKHVGAMDGYYSNCITSQVVAPTSRVVADSDINDVVRIIKRAKKQILAQFIAPAGEEKGDGGVSAEQLADGALFGYSSFYVLSWRNLGFGEADFGGGTPARVMCHVDPSSAPSCVACLPCATKDGASVLSRCVKEEHVDAFVAELAKFSSKF from the coding sequence ATGGTGAGAATGGCTGTGACCAAGTCTTCCCCTTTGCTCGTCGGACCGGCGATCGAGCCCGACCagaggacgacgccgccggccgccggcgtccgGACCATCGACGTCTCCTCCTTCGACAAGCCGCTCGCCTTCAGCCCTTTCACATCGTTCGCCATCTTCACCCAAGCCATCCGCGAGCCTGCCGAAACCATACGGAAGGCGCTGTCGCGAGCTCTGGTCCACTACCCGCCtatcgccggccgcgccgtcgtcggcgccggcgacgagatcCGCATCGCGTGCACCGGCGAGGGCGTCGAGTTCGTGGCTGCCAGGGCCAGCTGCGCCCTGGCCGACGTCGGCCTCTTCGACCAGCCTTTCGCGGCGCTGCTGCGGGAGCTCGCCGTCGACTACGCCGCCGGGCACTGCCGGGAGGCCGACCCGTTGCTGCTCATGCAGGTCACCGTGTTCTCCTGCGGCGGGTTCGTCGTCGGGACAACGTGGaaccacgtcgtcgccgacggcaCGGGGATAGCGCAGTTCCTGCAGGGCGTCGGCGACCTCGCGCGTGGGCTGCCGCGGCCGTCAGTGCCTCCGGTGTGCTGCGGCGAcacaccgccgctgccggagcTCCCGCCGCTGGTCACTGCGTTGGAGAAGGGCGTGGTGAGCCAAGAACACAAGGACTTCGTCTACCTGGACATCACCGTGCCGTCGAGCTGCATCGACCGCATAAAAGCAGAGTACCGCGCCGGTAACCCCGACGACGAGGCCTGCACCGTCTTCGAGGCAGTCACCGCCGTGCTATGGCAGTGCCGGACTCGGGCCGTCATGTCTGAcgactccggcgccgccgacaccCCTGCACCGCTCATCTTCGCGGCGAACGTGCGCAAGCACGTCGGTGCCATGGACGGCTACTACAGCAACTGCATCACCTCGCAGGTGGTTGCTCCGACCAGCCGCGTGGTGGCCGACAGCGACATCAACGACGTGGTCAGGATAATCAAGCGCGCCAAGAAGCAGATCCTGGCCCAGTTCATCGCCCCGGCCggggaggaaaaaggagacggcggcgtgaGCGCGGAGCAGCTGGCCGACGGCGCGCTGTTCGGGTACAGCTCGTTCTACGTGCTGAGCTGGCGGAACCTCGGTttcggcgaggcggacttcggcGGCGGAACGCCGGCGCGGGTGATGTGCCACGTGGAtccgtcgtcggcgccgagcTGCGTGGCGTGCCTGCCGTGCGCGACGAAGGATGGGGCCAGCGTGCTCTCTCGGTGTGTCAAGGAGGAGCATGTCGATGCCTTTGTCGCTGAGCTTGCCAAGTTCTCATCTAAGTTTTAG